A genomic segment from Manduca sexta isolate Smith_Timp_Sample1 chromosome 13, JHU_Msex_v1.0, whole genome shotgun sequence encodes:
- the LOC119189226 gene encoding uncharacterized protein LOC119189226 produces MPYTLSSAIDEYHWIEYDAPVTVLPNIFMYCASDNVEVCLLFTEEGFVAGLQIAAEKNKFHDSMLDWHIQGFTTWKVEVDGVQREFWTTQQYYMSKELLELSSEERVASYDSSKLVQGDAFWVSGLYGKLRNISMTDTGMLKEGFVLNNCIDRMGHHYYYNMTKQLPCTSEMIFPWSPLVMNNTVIGVALNLLVRREEDSSGINYFEKNIEAGIRLTVTTGPECLFAAADDPGIVTLHVYFIPDAYLITCP; encoded by the exons ATGCCGTACACGCTCAGTTCGGCTATCGATGAATACCATTGGATAGAGTATGATGCACCGGTAACAGTCCTCCCAAATATCTTTATGTACTGCGCATCTGATAATGTTGAAGTGTGTCTACTTTTCACCGAAGAAGGCTTCGTAGCTGGTTTACAGATTGCT GCAGAGAAAAATAAGTTCCACGATTCGATGCTCGACTGGCACATTCAAGGCTTCACGACATGGAAGGTCGAAGTGGACGGTGTTCAGAGAGAATTCTGGACCACTCAGCAGTATTATATGTCGAAGG AATTATTGGAATTGAGCAGCGAAGAACGCGTCGCATCGTATGACTCAAGCAAACTGGTACAAGGAGACGCATTCTGGGTATCCGGATTATACGGAAAGTTACGCAATATTTCCATGACCGACACGGGAATGCTGAAGGAAGGATTCGTTCTAAATAACTGTATTGATAGAATGG GCCACCATTACTATTACAACATGACTAAGCAGCTACCCTGCACATCCGAAATGATATTCCCCTGGTCTCCGTTGGTGATGAATAATACAGTGATCGGAGTCGCCTTGAACCTCCTTGTAAGAAGAGAAGAAGATAGCAGTGGGATCAATTACTTTGAAAAAAACATTGAAGCTGGGATAAgg TTGACTGTGACCACGGGCCCAGAGTGTTTGTTCGCCGCCGCTGATGACCCTGGAATCGTCACTTTGCACGTTTACTTTATACCTGACGCCTATCTGATTACCTGCCCATAG
- the LOC115452772 gene encoding uncharacterized protein LOC115452772, with the protein MKVLIFLAIVATAHGLLGSRKPGLRVRFDLGLAIGTKFFIDIPQTATEAKAQNWQAVDRPQGLKILPQLVLYCYSDHVLCAFYDDTEYVAGLQIGLSDEEFTDAVFDMNVQGYTSWTTTVNGVKKHFWTIQQYFVSEESFQKSKEERLAARNTDKTLQENAVWVTGFNGELLKVSSSAQEINDNSPFTRQSCIPWMGRHYYYNMTESTECTADGMFPWFPLVDSGELIATGFLTFGKITIKQGQRNWFENPPLAIVKLIVPHGPQCMYDLVTKTGAVTMHIYYIDKPWLIGCLLT; encoded by the exons ATGAAGGTTCTAATATTTTTGGCAATCGTCGCCACTGCTCATGGATTGCTCG GTTCACGGAAACCCGGACTTCGTG tcaGATTTGACCTTGGACTGGCTATCGGAACCAAGTTCTTCATCGACATCCCCCAAACAGCCACTGAGGCGAAGGCGCAAAACTGGCAAGCAGTGGATCGGCCTCAAGGACTGAAGATCTTGCCTCAACTGGTGCTGTACTGCTATTCTGACCATGTGCTGTGCGCGTTCTACGATGATACCGAATACGTGGCCGGCCTTCAGATTGGT CTCTCTGATGAAGAATTTACTGATGCAGTTTTTGACATGAATGTGCAAGGTTACACCAGCTGGACTACAACAGTGAATGGAGTTAAAAAACACTTCTGGACTATTCAACAATATTTCGTGTCCGAAG aGTCATTCCAAAAAAGCAAAGAAGAACGTTTGGCCGCGCGTAATACCGATAAAACCCTGCAGGAGAATGCAGTGTGGGTCACTGGCTTTAACGGCGAACTGTTAAAGGTGTCTTCGAGCGCTCAGGAAATCAACGACAACAGCCCCTTCACTAGACAAAGTTGTATTCCTTGGATGG GTCGCCACTATTACTACAACATGACGGAGTCAACCGAATGTACTGCGGACGGAATGTTTCCCTGGTTCCCGTTGGTAGACTCTGGCGAGCTGATAGCCACTGGTTTTTTAACCTTTggaaaaattacaatcaaacaAGGACAAAGGAATTGGTTTGAGAATCCTCCCCTTGCTATTGTAAAG CTTATCGTCCCGCACGGCCCGCAGTGTATGTATGACCTGGTTACAAAGACAGGCGCAGTTACCATGCACATCTATTATATAGATAAACCCTGGCTCATTGGCTGCTTGTTGACATAA
- the LOC115452776 gene encoding LOW QUALITY PROTEIN: ribosomal RNA processing protein 36 homolog (The sequence of the model RefSeq protein was modified relative to this genomic sequence to represent the inferred CDS: deleted 2 bases in 1 codon): MSDSEDNSSVEQHNDSDDRNDEERMAIRSQLSTLSFEELQKLKEKIGAKVYKEALFGNKMKDNKPKVFKRDNKNRPREMSSKKPVPMLQATKVKKKEIRDPRFDPLCGEFDKKQFNENYGFLSNIRINDIKAVKSRLKEATDPEESLKLRRLLQRLNDQHKESRKSRKEKEMAEKKKQEIEQQFREGKQPVFKNKSEQRVEALVKQYEDLKKEGTSRVQRHLMRRQQKIKKRSFKAPTGV; encoded by the exons aTGAGTGATAGTGAAGACAACAGTTCTGTAGAACAACACAATGATTCCGATGACCGAAATGATGAAGAAAGG ATGGCCATTAGATCACAATTATCAACATTGTCATTTGAGGAACTTCAGAAGCTCAAAGAGAAAATTGGAGCTAAAGTTTACAAGGAGGCCTTGTTTGGGAATAAAATGAAAGACAACAAACCTAAGGTGTTCAAGAGAGATAACAAGAATCGGCCAAGAGAAATGAGCTCCAAGAAACCAGTTCCTATGCTGCAAGCCACTAAGGTGAAGAAAAAAGAAATCAGGGATCCAAG ATTTGATCCTCTCTGTGGTGAGTTTGATAAGAAACAGTTCAATGAAAACTATGGTTTTCTATCAAACATACGCATAAATGATATCAAAGCTGTT AAAAGCCGCCTGAAGGAAGCCACAGATCCCGAGGAATCATTGAAACTGCGTAGACTCCTACAGCGGCTGAATGATCAACACAAGGAGAGTAGAAAGAGTAGAAAAGAGAAGGAAATGGCAGAAAAGAAGAAGCAAGAAATTGAGCAGCAGTTCAGAGAAGGAAAGCAGCCagtgtttaaaaacaaat CGGAACAACGGGTCGAAGCCCTGGTGAAGCAGTACGAGGATCTCAAGAAAGAGGGCACGAGTCGCGTGCAGCGGCATCTGATGCGGCGACAGCAGAAGATCAAGAAACGCTCGTTTAAAGCACCTACTGGTGTTTGA